Genomic DNA from Geitlerinema sp. PCC 9228:
GGTAAAAAGCTGCCTGGATGCGAAAAACTATTTTCCCCACGTTTCCGAAATTTCCAATCTGGAAGCCCTCAAAGCCGACTATGAAAAGTTGCGGGTTGCCCAAGCCCTATCTCAAAAGCTGTTTGTCAATACCGACCTCGACCAACTACTGCAGCAAATTGTTGACGAAACTTTTGCCATCATTCCCGCCGAGAGAGCGGTGATTCTGCTGTATGATTCCCAGCAAGATGATTTCGTGCCGCGCTTTGTCCGACAAAAATACGAAGAAGAAGAAATTCACATCTCCAGTAGCATCTTAGAAGAAGTAAAAACCAAAAAACAGGCAGTTCTCTGTTCCGACGCCTTACTAGACGAGCGTTTCCGAGAATCAGAAAGCATTATCATGCAGGGCATTCGTTCCACCATGTGCGTGCCCTTGCTGTATCAAGACCAACTGCTGGGTGCCATGCACATGGACTCCAAGATTACCACTGGTGCGTTCACCGAAAAAGATTTAATTCTGTTTTCCGGCATTGCTACCCAAGCCGCGATCGCAATTCAAAACTACCACTACGCCAAAAAAATTCAAACCGAAGCCGAAACCCGCGCCCAACTGCAACGCCTGCTCTCGCCGAATCTAGTAGAACAAATTGTCAGCGGTTCGCTGGTTTTAGACAAAGCCGGTGCCCACGTGAACGTGACCATGCTGTTTGCCGATATTCGCGGCTTCACGGCCATGAGCGAACGCCATGCCCCCGAGGATATGGTCAGCACCCTCAACGCTTATTTTGAAGTCATGGTGGATGTATTATTTCAACATGGGGGTACCCTGGATAAATATGTGGGCGATGAAATTATTGGTTTGTTTGGCGCTCCCGTTCCCATGCCAGATGCGCCCCTACGCGCCGTTGCTTGTGCTTTAGATATGCTAGAAGCCTTAGAAGAATTTAACCATGACCGCGTTGCCCATCAACTCGAACCCATCCAGGTGGGCATTGGCGTGAACACTGGTTCGGTGATTGCCGGCGCTATCGGTTCTTCGCAAACTTTGCAATATACAGTCATTGGCGATGCGGTGAATGTGGCTTCCCGTTTGTGCGATTTAGCCCAACCCAATGAAATTCTCATTAGCCAGTCTACTTTGGATTGCTGTAGCGATCGCGTTGCGGTGAAATCGAGAGAATCCGTGCGCGTCAAAGGCAAGCATGCGCCCATCCCCATTTACGCAGTGCAGGGAATGCGAGAACAAACCACCTTTGCCCGGGAAGGAGAAGGAACCAAAATTCTTGACGAACGGGAGGACAGTGGCTAAATGCCCAACTTCCCCAGAACCAACGTACAGAAGCAACTGGAAGATGTCAGCAGGAAATTTCGTGCCCAACCGCTCCTCCAACGATCCCGCTTGCCGGCGTTTGTCCCTAGTCCTCCTTGTTTTTGCTTTTGCGATCGCAGCATGCGGGGAGTCTAGAGTTAGCCAATGCAACCGTTTGATTGAGGTCATTGACGACGGACATGCACTCATGCGCGATTTTGACCAACAAACCCCCCGCTCCACCGCGCAGCTATCTCGGGAATTGGATGCTTTGGTCGAAGAAGTCAAAGCTGTAGAATTATCCGACCAACAGCTCCAAACTTACCGCGATCGCTTCGCCCAAATTTACAGCGACCTCAG
This window encodes:
- a CDS encoding adenylate/guanylate cyclase domain-containing protein, with amino-acid sequence MNSNVRNTPVAMVGKLILVGGNGPQEYELKSSNTIGRHSSNSLQIRDRIVSKLHCKITRGADGKYLLRDLNSLNGTYVNGEKITERILNPGDVISLGQTTWRFELAAPQIDGQVNNVTVKPIELQSEVKSCLDAKNYFPHVSEISNLEALKADYEKLRVAQALSQKLFVNTDLDQLLQQIVDETFAIIPAERAVILLYDSQQDDFVPRFVRQKYEEEEIHISSSILEEVKTKKQAVLCSDALLDERFRESESIIMQGIRSTMCVPLLYQDQLLGAMHMDSKITTGAFTEKDLILFSGIATQAAIAIQNYHYAKKIQTEAETRAQLQRLLSPNLVEQIVSGSLVLDKAGAHVNVTMLFADIRGFTAMSERHAPEDMVSTLNAYFEVMVDVLFQHGGTLDKYVGDEIIGLFGAPVPMPDAPLRAVACALDMLEALEEFNHDRVAHQLEPIQVGIGVNTGSVIAGAIGSSQTLQYTVIGDAVNVASRLCDLAQPNEILISQSTLDCCSDRVAVKSRESVRVKGKHAPIPIYAVQGMREQTTFAREGEGTKILDEREDSG